One window from the genome of Elaeis guineensis isolate ETL-2024a chromosome 5, EG11, whole genome shotgun sequence encodes:
- the LOC105045102 gene encoding LOW QUALITY PROTEIN: uncharacterized protein (The sequence of the model RefSeq protein was modified relative to this genomic sequence to represent the inferred CDS: inserted 5 bases in 5 codons; deleted 1 base in 1 codon; substituted 3 bases at 3 genomic stop codons): MDGATIASDIVTAVIGKLGSRISEEFGLLRRFKDDLEDLRCILTAIRAVLQDAEERCAKDEALRDWLKKLKDVAYDVDDLLDEFDTDSAQRQKVKMVCRFFSHSNPLIFGCMMVHKVKSLRARLDKIAEEKNKFHFAPNRWPEIEKRDTFSMVDESRIXGRDGDKEKIMKLLLDTTTEEDISVIPIVGMGGLGKTTLAQLVFNDGRTNSEVFDLRIWICVSGDFNLKTIVQPILDATKEKCDINNLESIASCLARVFTERRYLLVLDDCWNENQDEWEKLKLLLKDGKRGSKIIVTTRSKKVAMIMKTVEPFHLXGLSIDDCWELFKWKAFEKGEEEKYPNLVIIGMEIVKKCGGVPLAANALGSLMRFKRTEDSWLAVKNSEIWRLEQEDKILPSLRLSYTQMPSPLKQCFAYCSIFPKHYEIDKEKLIQQWIALGFIRSREGQSWPLEDKGNEYFNHLLWMSFLQEVEEDKSLGRTKYRMHHLVXDLAQSVAGDEVVVLDEWTTGISEACRYASLTGSRGGLKFQMWYXIKYMHSIXDVLLCIKSPCLHXDLRALDLHGNQMKELPNSIKKMKLLRYLDVSSTWMETLPQSMSNLHNLQCLYLSQCSXLQMLPEFIGRFDNLQVLDLTACKFQTLPNSIGRLQNLQTLNLSLCPYLKFLPHSFGNLESLQTLNLEGCYYLSMLPDSICSLKNLQSLNLSQCRFLERLPGSLGRLSNLLELNLSACSLLQALPESIGSIGRLQTLNLSHCSDLERLPESIGRLQNLQVLNLSQYIDIRILPESMSNLVNLQDLNLSLNIILETLPEFVSSLQNLRTLNLFQCWXLQQLPESLTNLMKLEILNLVGCENLRELPDGLSNMTNLRHLRNDKCWSLRGMPRGIGCLTNLQSLPLFIMNEKGSSRYSRIAELEHLNLLSGDLQIQCPIKAKNLVADAQKAKLKDKKNLRSLTLSWKSHRSEEVEALLESLPPPQNLEVLNIDGYMGTKFSSWMTNKIESWLPNLVRLTLSNIHICDCLPSLGQLPALQFLELRYMSGLRYMDTESYVSDPRLIPYPSLKELHFENIPDLEEWPTAVMVDNGGGRHEVFMFTSLKTLTASGCPKLKPKPCLPTSIVDLWVCNNSEMLSLRWQMGPSSSASSSSLLRRLWVKNCGISSDGWKGLQYHNRLEDLTIESCDELISLPESMQVFISLKSLKILACTNLAKLPEWLGDLTSLETLEISRCPNLTALPQGIECLTVLKELIISCCSPLLRTDGLNISHVPNIFID; this comes from the exons ATGGATGGGGCAACGATTGCTTCTGACATCGTCACGGCAGTGATCGGAAAGCTGGGCTCCCGGATCTCGGAAGAGTTTGGACTGTTGCGGCGCTTTAAAGACGACTTGGAGGATCTGAGGTGCATCCTGACGGCGATTCGAGCCGTGCTCCAAGATGCGGAGGAACGCTGCGCCAAGGATGAAGCTTTGCGTGATTGGCTCAAGAAGCTCAAGGATGTTGCTTATGATGTTGATGATTTACTGGACGAATTTGACACGGATTCTGCGCAGCGACAGAAGGTCAAAATGGTATGCCGCTTTTTCTCCCACTCCAATCCACTGATTTTTGGTTGCATGATGGTTCATAAGGTGAAATCTCTGAGGGCAAGGTTAGATAAGATTGCCGAGGAGAAGAATAAATTCCATTTTGCTCCAAATAGATGGCCGGAAATTGAGAAGCGTGATACGTTTTCCATGGTTGATGAGTCTAGAA GTGGAAGAGATGGCGATAAAGAGAAGATCATGAAATTGTTGTTGGACACGACAACTGAGGAGGATATATCAGTCATTCCCATAGTCGGCATGGGGGGTTTGGGGAAGACGACTCTTGCTCAATTAGTGTTCAATGATGGGAGGACAAATAGTGAGGTTTTTGACCTGcgaatttggatatgtgtatctggtGATTTCAATTTGAAAACCATAGTACAACCTATATTAGATGCCACTAAGGAGAAGTGTGATATAAACAACTTGGAATCCATAGCAAGTTGCCTTGCAAGAGTGTTTACCGAGAGGCGGTATTTATTGGTTCTAGATGATTGTTGGAACGAGAACCAGGATGAGTGGGAGAAGTTGAAACTTCTGTTGAAAGATGGCAAGAGGGGAAGTAAAATCATAGTGACTACACGCAGCAAAAAGGTTGCCATGATCATGAAGACTGTGGAACCTTTCCATT CAGGGTTATCGATTGATGACTGTTGGGAGCTGTTCAAGTGGAAGGCATTCGAGAAGGGGGAAGAGGAGAAGTATCCAAACTTGGTGATAATTGGAATGGAGATTGTCAAGAAATGTGGAGGTGTGCCATTAGCGGCGAATGCTCTAGGAAGCTTGATGCGGTTTAAACGAACGGAAGATTCATGGTTAGCTGTAAAAAATAGTGAAATTTGGAGATTGGAGCAAGAAGATAAAATCTTACCATCTCTAAGATTGAGTTATACTCAGATGCCATCTCCTCTGAAGCAATGCTTTGCTTATTGCTCCATATTCCCAAAACACTATGAGATCGACAAGGAAAAACTGATCCAGCAATGGATTGCTCTTGGCTTCATCCGATCAAGAGAAGGACAAAGCTGGCCACTGGAGGATAAAGGAAACGAGTATTTCAACCATTTATTGTGGATGTCTTTTCTTCAAGAGGTGGAGGAAGATAAGAGTCTTGGAAGGACAAAGTACAGGATGCATCACTTGG CTGATCTTGCACAGTCAGTCGCAGGAGATGAAGTTGTAGTGCTCGATGAATGGACAACTGGTATATCTGAAGCTTGTCGCTATGCATCACTGACAGGATCAAGGGGAGGCCTGAAATTCCAAATGTGGTATTAAATAAAGTACATGCACTCCATCTAAGACGTTCTCCTCTGTATAAAAAGCCCTTGT CTCCACTAAGATCTACGTGCTCTAGATTTACATGGCAACCAGATGAAAGAGCTGCCCAATTCGATTAAGAAAATGAAACTTCTAAGGTATCTCGATGTTTCATCAACATGGATGGAAACACTGCCCCAGTCTATGAGCAACCTCCACAACTTGCAATGTCTATATCTATCTCAGTGTT TTCTTCAGATGCTTCCTGAATTCATAGGAAGGTTTGATAACTTGCAGGTTCTGGACCTAACAGCTTGTAAATTTCAGACATTGCCCAATTCTATTGGACGACTTCAGAACCTGCAGACTTTGAACCTATCACTGTGTCCTTATCTTAAGTTTTTACCTCATTCTTTTGGTAACCTTGAAAGTTTGCAAACATTGAACCTAGAAGGATGTTATTACCTTTCCATGCTACCTGATTCTATTTGCAGCCTCAAAAATTTGCAATCCTTGAACCTATCTCAATGTCGTTTTCTTGAGAGACTACCTGGATCTTTGGGCAGGCTTTCAAACTTACTGGAGTTAAATCTGTCTGCATGTAGTCTGCTTCAGGCCCTACCAGAATCGATAGgcagcattggaagattgcagaCTTTGAACCTATCGCATTGTAGTGATCTAGAGAGATTACCTGAATCTATAGGCAGGCTACAAAACTTGCAGGTTCTGAACCTATCACAATATATTGATATTAGGATATTGCCAGAATCTATGTCCAACCTGGTGAACTTGCAGGACTTGAACCTATCATTGAATATTATACTTGAGACATTACCTGAATTTGTTAGCAGCCTCCAAAACTTGCGGACTTTGAACCTATTTCAGTGTT GGCTTCAACAATTACCAGAATCTCTAACCAACCTCATGAAGTTAGAGATACTAAACCTTGTTGGGTGTGAAAATCTTAGAGAGCTACCTGACGGCTTGTCAAACATGACTAATCTCAGACACCTGAGGAATGACAAATGTTGGTCATTGAGAGGCATGCCACGAGGGATAGGGTGCTTGACTAACCTCCAGTCATTGCCCTTATTCATCATGAATGAGAAAGGCAGTAGCAGATATAGCAGAATTGCAGAGCTAGAACATCTAAATCTTCTTAGTGGAGACCTGCAAATCCAGTGTCCCATAAAGGCAAAGAATCTAGTAGCAGATGCCCAGAAAGCGAAGTTAAAGGACAAGAAAAACCTGCGGTCTCTAACCTTGTCATGGAAGAGTCATCGTTCAGAGGAGGTGGAGGCCTTACTGGAGAGTCTTCCACCCCCTCAGAATTTGGAGGTCTTGAACATAGATGGTTACATGGGCACCAAGTTTTCTAGCTGGATGACAAACAAGATAGAATCATGGCTCCCAAATCTGGTCCGCTTAACACTAAGCAATATTCATATATGTGATTGTCTTCCATCACTTGGGCAGCTACCAGCTCTTCAGTTTCTTGAGCTAAGGTACATGAGCGGGCTCAGGTACATGGATACTGAATCTTATGTTAGTGACCCCAGATTGATTCCATACCCTTCACTGAAGGAACTCCATTTTGAGAATATTCCTGACCTAGAAGAGTGGCCAACTGCAGTGATGGTGGATAATGGTGGGGGAAGACATGAAGTATTCATGTTCACTTCTCTTAAAACTTTGACAGCATCTGGATGTCCAAAGTTGAAACCAAAGCCATGTCTCCCAACATCCATTGTGGACCTGTGGGTGTGCAATAACAGTGAGATGTTGTCATTGAGATGGCAAATGGGGCCATCATCCTCAGCATCATCATCTTCACTTCTTAGGAGACTGTGGGTCAAGAACTGTGGCATATCATCTGATGGGTGGAAGGGACTGCAATACCATAATAGACTTGAGGACTTGACAATTGAGTCATGTGATGAGCTGATCAGCTTACCAGAGAGTATGCAAGTCTTTATTTCACTTAAATCACTGAAGATACTGGCCTGCACCAATCTGGCCAAACTGCCAGAATGGCTGGGGGACCTTACATCATTGGAAACATTAGAGATCTCACGCTGCCCCAACCTGACGGCATTGCCTCAGGGCATAGAATGCCTCACTGTCCTTAAAGAGCTAATCATTAGCTGCTGCAGCCCCTTGTTGAGGACGGATGGGCTAAACATCTCCCATGTCCCAAATATCTTTATTGATTAA